In Salinisphaera sp. LB1, one genomic interval encodes:
- a CDS encoding sugar porter family MFS transporter translates to MTAALNQPGSHTRKLGTIAFIATFGGLLFGYDTGVINGAVNPMKIDLGLTPLTQGFAVSILIFGAALGAAIGGKISDVSGRRYTILMLSGVFIVGTVGEAISPSWQVLSVSRFVLGLAVGGASTTVPVYLAEVAPTERRGSLVTRNEIMIVSGQFAAFIINAVIMTVWGDYPGIWRYMLVIGVLPAFALLIGMLRVPESPRWLSEQNRRDDALDVLKQIRSPERAEAEIAEVDSLVEHEQKSRCGQWSDLTVPWVRRLILIGAVLGIFQQFTGINAIMYYGTQLLESSGFSNNGAVVANTLNGLFSVLGITVGILLINKLDRRTMLIGGFALIALFHVLVGLSAMFMPAVAIKPYLVLVFVVAFVFCMQGTLGPLVWLMLSEIFPLKIRSLAMGICVFVLWLANALVAFGFPPVVAALGVGPTFFIFSGISILGLIFTVAMVPETRGKSLEAFESQIRRRFA, encoded by the coding sequence GTGACCGCTGCTTTGAACCAGCCGGGATCTCACACCCGCAAATTGGGAACGATCGCATTCATCGCGACGTTCGGCGGGCTGTTGTTCGGTTACGACACCGGCGTGATCAATGGCGCCGTGAACCCGATGAAAATCGATCTGGGCCTTACGCCGCTGACCCAGGGTTTTGCCGTGAGCATTCTGATCTTCGGTGCCGCCCTCGGCGCCGCCATTGGCGGCAAGATTTCGGATGTATCCGGCCGGCGATACACCATTCTCATGCTGTCGGGTGTTTTCATCGTCGGTACGGTCGGTGAGGCCATTTCACCCAGCTGGCAGGTGCTGTCGGTATCCCGATTCGTTCTCGGGCTGGCGGTGGGCGGTGCGTCTACCACTGTTCCGGTGTATCTCGCCGAAGTGGCGCCGACCGAAAGACGGGGCAGCCTGGTGACGCGCAACGAAATCATGATCGTCTCGGGCCAGTTCGCGGCTTTCATCATCAACGCCGTGATCATGACGGTATGGGGCGATTACCCCGGTATCTGGCGTTACATGCTCGTGATCGGCGTGTTGCCGGCGTTCGCGCTGTTGATCGGCATGCTGCGTGTGCCGGAAAGCCCGCGCTGGCTGAGCGAGCAGAACCGGCGCGACGACGCGCTCGACGTGCTCAAGCAAATCCGCTCGCCGGAGCGCGCCGAGGCCGAGATCGCCGAAGTCGATTCGCTGGTTGAACACGAGCAGAAAAGTCGGTGTGGGCAGTGGTCGGATCTCACCGTGCCGTGGGTTCGGCGCCTGATCCTCATCGGTGCCGTGCTCGGTATATTCCAGCAATTTACCGGCATCAACGCGATCATGTATTACGGCACGCAGCTGCTGGAGAGTTCCGGTTTTTCAAACAACGGGGCTGTGGTTGCCAATACGCTCAACGGCCTGTTCAGTGTGCTCGGCATCACCGTCGGCATTCTGCTGATCAACAAGCTCGACCGGCGCACGATGCTGATCGGCGGCTTCGCCCTGATCGCATTGTTCCACGTGCTCGTCGGGCTATCGGCGATGTTCATGCCGGCTGTGGCGATCAAACCGTATCTGGTACTGGTCTTCGTAGTGGCATTCGTGTTTTGCATGCAGGGCACGCTGGGGCCATTGGTGTGGTTGATGCTTTCGGAGATTTTCCCACTGAAGATTCGAAGCCTCGCCATGGGCATTTGCGTGTTCGTGCTTTGGTTGGCCAATGCGCTCGTGGCGTTCGGTTTTCCGCCGGTGGTGGCGGCCCTGGGCGTCGGTCCCACATTCTTCATCTTCTCGGGTATTTCGATCCTCGGGCTGATCTTCACCGTCGCGATGGTGCCTGAAACACGCGGCAAATCGCTGGAAGCGTTCGAAAGCCAGATACGTCGTCGGTTTGCCTGA